In Vitis vinifera cultivar Pinot Noir 40024 chromosome 4, ASM3070453v1, the genomic window TCTAAAATTAAGAAGGAGAAAATTTGCTGGTTGCAATCTGACTTGGCTGATCCCAAATCAAATAAAAGCTCAAGACAATTTGAAACCAAGACTCAAATCAAGATTCAAGAATTCATTGttattaactttttatattAGTAACAAACttacatatatttaaattatttattttttatataaaaaattataataaaataatatataaaaataatttattaactttaaattcatttttaccttttttattttatatttttcctcaaaattttcaaaccaagCCTAATCTTACTTAATTTCCTTTTTGTCTTCTTCACCAAGGTGAGGCTTTTGATGGAAGTAATTTGGGGTGTaagtaaaaccaaaaaaagTGATAAAACCCATCCAAACCAACCAAAATAAATCAtattggtttggttttaaaaaataattggttcggttttcaaaaataaaaaaggtcggtttggtttgaaaattttgaaaatcgaTCTTATCAGTTCCGATTTTCTTGTCTCATAACcaataaaatttgaatcaaaccgatattctaaaacttatatataattgtttgatatttgataattttttttatattagattctattaaagtaattcattatttttatattatggttaaattaattctaaatgcatttaatatatttttaacatcaaatccAAGTTGGTTtcgatttattttaaaaacaaatcaaactTGGGACCTTATGTAAACTCAAAGTAATAGGATttgagtttaaaataaatacaaatctaCAACTAggtttaagattaaaaaagttattaagtTGGGTCAAAATCAATTCACGAAAATTAAACCAAATTGACTTCAAAAGGCTtagtttgattcaatttttatcGCATATAAACTGATTATATTGgttcaattcattttttattcaaaaaccGACTGAATCAACCTTATTTATACCCCTGAAAGTAATGAAAAATTGTGGATACAACAAGAGATTTGATCCGACCAACTTTTATGCTAATTATTTTGGACATGTAATCTTGCTTTGGATCGTGATATGTATACTCAAGGCCTTATATATGGCCGTTTTGGGGATTAAATGTTGAATTTGGTCTTGCTATATTTCTTCTTACCACATAAGATAATAATCTTTGAATTAGTCGCTTCCATTGTTCTCTACTATTATTTGTATCTTTGGATTTGGTTGGGTGATGACTAGTCTAGTTCAAATCATGGTTTCATAGTGAGGTGAGCTTGGCGTCTGTGACCTCTTGTGTGAACCCTTTGCAGTTTAGGTAGTTGAACTACAAATTCAAGATGTGGCAAATAACTTATAAGAAAATTCTCAAGTTCTAATAGGAGGTCTAAATAaaagtttgattaaaaaaaaaaaaaagcaaatcttaaaaaataaaaaagaagtctCTTAAggacaaaaattttaaactagaGAGATAAATTGTTTAcactaataaaataatttatttattttttaaattaagataaCCAATATCTTAAATTGGGAATTTAAATTCGAACATGAGATTTTGTAGGATCAAGAAGTTACTCAAAATTCTACTAAGAGAAAACtcaaaaattaaggaaaaattttcagaTATTCTTTGACATGTAGGTATTAAACACGatacaaaaatatcttttatgcactttcaatattaaaaataattaaaaatatatatatttctttttttaaaatgcaaAGTGAAACCTTCATAAGTTCACTCAAGAAcaaatcattttctatttttgattaAACTCATTTCCTAGAATACTAATCGTGATCCTCTGTTGTACCAAAATAGTGCTATAGCCTAGTTAAGTGGTgattttggttaaaaaataaaaaaataaaaactataaaaagagTTATTAtggttattataatattttaggtATTGTCTTTAGGAGTTGACCAAAGAAATTAAATTGTCAAACTTGCTTAACtcctaaaataaaaacaatgtaAGAATTGATTTTATGAATTAGAATTATATAACTTAATTAAGAAGACTAatttaataactaaataaatatttatttttacgtAATCAACTTAAGTATGAGATTTACACAGTCCGACTTCAAGAATAAAAGTTGAAGCTAACAAAGGTTTCTCACCTCTGATGATCTTAAGGTTTTTAAGGTCTTTAATCAATCAAGATCAACTTGAGTCATAAATTTCACAATTGCATCTGAAACataatttttcatcatttcattAACTTTGATTTATATTCTACGCTTACTTATGTATAATATCTAGTCGAATaattatcatcaaataaatgaaatttaacttaaattcaagTCTTGACTTTTTAATCATTTCTATTTCTTATACTTTCATCTCAGAATAGATAATGATAAGAATAATCGGGATAACTAATAGGGGCCGGTGCTAAGAATCATTAATATTCAATATAgtattattatatcatattctaATCCAAATTAATAAGAAGAGTATTGTAATATCATAATTAATGCCTTAAACCATtcaataatttcattgttatgcttttttttttgtgcattattcctccatatttttaatttaggttttcaCACTTCATACCCCAGTTCATGATACTATATATACCATGACGCATTCTAGAAATATTAACATCTCCTACATAATAAAACGATAGGTTATAAAATAACACTTCATGAAAGTATCGTcttatgttttttcttaatGTCTTTTAGAGGTAAGTTTAAGATTTCAACCTATGAAAGTTTAATGATTTAACCTATCAGTTATGAAGAGATTCAATTTATTGAAAGTGGTTTCACCTGCCATACCATAATTCTCATTAATTAAATTCCCATTATTTGGTGCATTGTCAGAACAAAACCACATAACAAGTACATTAAGAAGAATAAAACAAAGTTAAAGGCAGAGTGGGAAGGAGTAGGTAGAAGTTGACCAAGTCAAGGCCCTAATTGGACACGCAATATTAATCTTGATTTCTTAAGTATACATAGGACAAGCCGCACACCCTTGACTCCATTCCCAAGTATGTACATGTTCTCCGCCACCACAACTTCAAAAGATGAAGCCAAGAGTAGGCAGTGCAGTTGATCAAAATCAAACCACCTTCTGTATTGTGAGgatatggattaaaaaaaaatctgaaggCGAACTCCTAAGCTAACAACTGTTGACATACACAAGCAAATATGAGATTTCGTGCAAGTAAACATGGACTTTCAGGTCATGGTCATATTGATGGGGCCATCAACCGGCATTTAAGAAATATAGGAGTGCAGTTGGGTTTAATGCGTTCAGCCAATAATAAAGCTGTATTCTGAATTGCCTCCATTCAATTGGAATCGGATAACTGCCCGGCACCAAACATGTCTCTCCTTCCTCATTTAAAAGCTATCTTGGTTCATTGCTAGTCATAGACTCATAGTACAGGGGGAGAGCCAGGCTGAGAGATATAGAGCGGAGAGATGGTGAACCTGGTAGCAGCGCAGAAGCCATTGCTGCATGGGCTGATGAAGATGGCGGGGGTGAGGCCCCACATGGTGGAGATCGAGCCAGGCACGGTCATGAACTTCTGGGTTCCGTGCGAGACTGTTGAGAAGCCCAAAAAGAAGGGAGACATCAGCAGCTTGAGAAAACCAACCAAACCCGTTGTGGTCCTGGTGCACGGCTTCGCTGCTGAGGGTATTGTCACATGGCAATTCCAGGTGGGTGCTTTAACTAAAAAGTACTCGGTCTACGTCCCGGATCTTCTATTCTTCGGTGATTCTACCACGGACAAGTCCGACCGGTCGCCGACTTTTCAGGCGGAATGTTTGGAGAAGGGGCTGAGAAAGCTTGGAGTGGAGAAGTGTACAATCGTGGGGTTCAGCTATGGTGGGATGGTGGCGTTCAAGATGGCGGAGTTGCACCAGGACTTGGTTCAGGCGGTGGTGGTGTCGGGTTCCATCTTGGCCATGACTGACTCGATCAGTGAAGCCACTCTTCAGAGGCTTGGGTTCGCTTCTTCTTCGGAGCTGTTGCTGCCCACCTCCGTCAAGGGCCTTAAAGCCCTTCTCTCTGTTGCAGCTCACAAGAAGCTTTGGTTCCCGGATCGCCTTCACAAGGACTACCTTGAGGTTTGTACTGCTACTACTACCACTCTTATGCTGTTACTGTTTCCATTTCGATTGAAGCTTCTGCAGTTGGTTTTCTTTCTCTGGTCAATTTAATTATTCcacgaaaaaggaaaaaaaacaaagggttTCCATAAATTCTTACATGAAAGCTACATGTGCAACAAATTCACCCTTGTTCCTGCCCAAACTACACCCAACCTCTTCAGTCTTCACCTTGTGTTCAAGTTTGGTAAATTCTATTTGGATCTCCTTGGTAAATGAAGAATGTTTgcttttttaatgatttatggGTACATAATTAGATATATGAACTCGGTCAGGTTTCACACTCTTTTGCTTTCCTTGGGAAAATAAGGCAGGTTCCACGTTTCTTTTTTATACTTTTCCACCCAACAAGTTACTACAAATTATTAATCCAAGTATTAGAGCTACTAATTTTGATGAAACAATAAAGGAAGGGTCCAAATCGCTGTCACTTTCAAAGAAGAATTACTGAAATGGTAGGTGCCACACCCACACCCATGCCATGACACCGCTGGTCTTGGTTGAACCAACTATTCCTAGTCTGTGTTCCAACAGCGACAACGAGGCACGAGTCTGCCCACATCAGCATGTTTTTAGATTACAGCCTGGATACTCATTTATTCGAGCCTCATCTAATTCATATCATCATTTCTTACAACAACCAAAGCGGCCGCCACAATCAAGTATTTACACATCTGGTTGAACATATATTCGAATAAGTACATCCATAAACATCACCCTTTTATGTGGTCTTCCAAGGATAGTTTTGGTGGTTGATACTGACTGATGTCCCAACAGGTGATGTTCACAAACAGGCAGGAAAGGGGTGATCTCCTAGAGGCTTTGGTGGTCAGCACCAAGGATACCAACGTACCCAATTTCCCACAGGTAATATGGACTCTGCCCTAAATGCAACCATTTCATTTATCATTCCCTCTTTGGCCTTCCCGGAGAGTGACACTTGTTCCCTTTCTTCACTCAGAAAATACATCTCTTATGGGGGGAGAACGATCAGATTTTCAAGCAGGAGCTTGCCCATAACATGAAAGAGTATGTGTATTAGATTCAACTGCCAGCATAAATTAAGTTGATTTGAATCTCACAATATCACTAATTACACACGCCAACAACAAATGggttatattaattttaagcaCTACTCATGGATCTATTTATATGATCACAGGCAGCTAGGAGACAAGGCCACATTTCAAGGTATAAAGAAAGCCGGTCACCTGGTTCACCTGGAGAGACCCTGTGTCTATAATAGGCATCTCAAGCTGTTCCTTGCTTCCCTGAACACAGATGGAGCCCCAAAATGATGAAATCTACTGCATTTCTGCTACCTAAAGCACTGCTCAGCGCCAATGAGGAATGAGGAGTGTTCATTGCGTTCTATTCAAATAAAACTGTATCGTGCCTTTGCTAAAGGAAAGAGTATTTAATGAGTTTGGgcaattcttttttatttatttatttatttgtttccttgataaaaaattaaccaacaCAACTGTTATGGCAGAGAGCCTAAAAAATACACAAGGTTTCATGCAACAACACTAAATGCAAACTGAACCTATACATGGTGACGGAGGCATGTATGATACGGAAGACGTATACATGCTTGAGAAAACAAATTCATCTGAAGGGTGTTGTGTTTCTTCCAGATTTCTCCTTTGGTTTCAGGAACACAGAGCAAGCAAATTCATCTGAAGGACCGCTGAATTTCTTCCAGGGTTCTTCCTTTGGTTTCAGGGACCCAAAGTGTCACAAACACTATGGTAAAAGCAGTCATTAATGTGTAAATAGCGAAGGTCCCTGTTGACATTAAAGATGCTGCATTAGTTACAATAATACATTCACATGTcagcagagagagagagaggggagaAAAATACCTCCTTTGCTCCAACTCAGGAGTAGGTTTGCAGTCATTGTAACTGCCCATGATGTTAGCCAATTTGCCAATGTTGCGATGCTGCCTGCAAGTCCTTTAATACTCACTGGAAGTATCTGAATCCAATTCAGAACATAAGAGAGCTCATAAGATAGTTGTTCCTAccaatataatttcattaaaattggCACTTCATTCTTTGGAAGGTTCAAGTTCCATGCAAAACCATTTCAAATGTGTACATAAATGATCAATCATTGTGAGAATATCCAAAAtctataattttgaattttgtgacAAAGAGATTCCAAAACATGAGTTAAAATTCAAATACATGAGTTGAAACTCCGAGTCCTAGCTCAGAATCAATCAGACAGCAGAAATATCTAATACTGCCAGATGTCCTTATAAGATTAGCGGTACTTTTCAAGTTCATGATTTCTATACCTTTGAAAGAAATCACTCACCAAATGTATTTAACACTGAGCTATGTGTTGAGCAGGTGGTGTATCTATGCAAACATAAAAATTACTTCAAAACCAGCTTCAACTGGTTGATGCTTTAGCTACCAAAACTCAGTTGATGACTAGTAAAGTCACTGCTAGAAGTGACTCTCTACCAATTGAATTCCTCATCAGATAGTTTATAGCATCGAAGACCTTTTGTGCCAAATTTGGGAAAAGCTTTTCTGTCCTTTATATAAAGTCTAGTATTTCATACCTCGGACATTATAACCCAAGGAATGGCTCCAACTCCTAGAGAGAAGGTAATTACCAAAGCCTGGAAAGAGATGGCAGGACATAACAGAATTGAGAAACATCATTAAAAACACAGTTAAGAAAACACTAAAGGCCAAGCTACATAAGAAGTCATACCACAAGCCCAACAAGTGAAAGGATTCCCAATATGCTATAAAATCGAGAGTCTTCTGAAATGACATCCTGGTAacattgaagaagaagaagaagtccaACCATCATAAAACagaccaaacatgaaaaaataaaaataaaaaatcccttcATGCATGATGCATGAACCCTTCACACTGACATTCAGCAGTTTCACGTGCCTACATAAAATGCAGAACCAAGATGGACATTACTGACCTTCAGGTAAAATGCAACTGAGACAAGGAGGAGGCTAAGAGTCATTCCAGAGGAGGATACCTGTGCCAAATGGTTGcagatttcaaattttgtttactTTCTGTTTTTCTTCCAGTTAATGTACATAAACAAACtctaaataaagaaagaacTCAGACGCACTATGAGAAGAAGCCTGCGCCCAGCTTTGTCCACCAACCAAGTAGTGACCCCAGTGGCAATGACCTACATATATGACAGGCTCTTATGAACTAACtctaataaatattcttttggaatATTAAAATATCTGGGTAAAAATGCACAGCATTAGATGTAGCAATTTATATATTACCTGAATAACCCCAAGTCCAACTGTTGCAATATCACTCGATGAAATCCCTGTCCAAATTTAAGGCAACTAAATAAGGCGTCAAATTCAGTGTTGGAAGGCAAGGCACTTTCTATATTATTGCCAACACAGCATAGGCAACTCCAGATGACTATATAGATCAACCAAGATTTCATACATGAACAAAAAGGTAAAACAAAACTGATCTAACTCTCAAGTAGACGTACACAGTGCAATATATTATCAGAGTAGAACAGATTTCTATATACTATCAGAGCAGATGCCCCTTCTCAATTTCATGGTTACAACAGTGGCAAGGGGTTGGGTTAAGGATGTGGGAGGTTCCAGTTTCAAACCCCAGCAGGAAAAGAAGAatacggaaaaaaaaaaaactattaaacaAAAAGTTCATTACAGTGTCAAGGACCAAATTTGTTATGTTCTGCAGTGCAATGAGAGTCAGgggaaaaaacaagaaatacaAAGAATACACTAGCAATGTCTACGTgtcaaaaagagagaaaagcaaGCAAGAGAATAAAGCATTGTTACTGTCTAGAACGCTGGATTTGTAGCTGACTTAAGTTAACTAAACTTCACCCTTGCAGCCTGAAGTGGCTGCATGCAAACACAAGCCCACCTTTGCATGCTTGATTGCCAGTTTTTATCACTACATTATTCTGTTTTCTACTGAAATGACAAAGGTGACATCACTGCAGGTGATGTGGCACCAACCTCATGCGATATGATTAGACTATGACACATGTCAATCTTAAAACCTTACCTGAAAGGAggttcaaaaaattaaaaaacaccaTCTACCATGTACTTGGAACATGTGTCACACAGAGGCACCAATGCACATCAAGATTGAACAATTGAGACCTCGAGGTGAGGCACAGATCTCACTCTCAAAGACACTGTTAAGGTATTAAGCGATTGTAAGGCACACTTCAACATTCTTGAGGATCATACACCTGAAAAATACACCTTGAACAATTGCCACAAACTAGAGGCTTCTCATCACAACTTTGAAagctaaaattttctttcaaaatttttatttttttcagatcaaacactttattttatatatatatatatatataatgttgcGAATTGGTTACTTGTCTTCTCACAGAGGTTAATTTTCACATCAAACTGGATTCAGTATAAATGGAAAAG contains:
- the LOC100258123 gene encoding uncharacterized protein LOC100258123; the encoded protein is MVNLVAAQKPLLHGLMKMAGVRPHMVEIEPGTVMNFWVPCETVEKPKKKGDISSLRKPTKPVVVLVHGFAAEGIVTWQFQVGALTKKYSVYVPDLLFFGDSTTDKSDRSPTFQAECLEKGLRKLGVEKCTIVGFSYGGMVAFKMAELHQDLVQAVVVSGSILAMTDSISEATLQRLGFASSSELLLPTSVKGLKALLSVAAHKKLWFPDRLHKDYLEVMFTNRQERGDLLEALVVSTKDTNVPNFPQKIHLLWGENDQIFKQELAHNMKEQLGDKATFQGIKKAGHLVHLERPCVYNRHLKLFLASLNTDGAPK